One genomic region from Prochlorococcus marinus CUG1433 encodes:
- a CDS encoding DNA polymerase III subunit alpha encodes MGFVSLHNHSDYSLLDGASQISKIVDRAFDLGMESIALTDHGVMYGVLDLVKKCKEKGIKPIIGNEMYVINGSIDDPQPKKEKRYHLVVLAKNYTGYKNLVKLTTISHLNGMRGRGIFSRPCIDKSLLSKYSDGLIVSTACLGGEIPQAILKGRLDVAEDIALWYKKLFADDFYLEIQDHGSIEDRIVNVELIKIGKKHQIKVIATNDAHYLTSMDVEAHDALLCVLTGKLISDEKRLRYTGTEYIKSENEMLELFKDHIDDESIIEAVNNTVEISQKVEVFDLFGNYRMPKFPLNEDTDSFSFLTNLSNKGLLKRLKKNDLTEVDENYKKRLSSELKIIKDMGFPDYFLVVWDYIKFARDNSIPVGPGRGSAAGSLVAYALQITNIDPVEHGLLFERFLNPARKSMPDIDTDFCIDRRNEVIDYVTNRYGEDKVAQIITFNKMTSKAVLKDVARVLDIPYGEADKLAKLIPVVRGKPHKLNEMIDKNSPSQEFREKYINDNRVKKWVDLALRIEGTNKTYGVHAAGVVIASDPLDELVPLQRNNEGQIITQYSMDDIESLGLLKMDFLGLKNLTMIEKTVSLINQSTGKKLNIDELPQNDCKTFDLIGRGDLEGIFQLESSGMKQVVKDFKPNSLEDISSILALYRPGPLDAGLIPKFINRKNGNEKVDFPHPFIKSILTETYGIMVYQEQIMKIAQDLAGYSLGDADLLRRAMGKKKVSEMVKHRNIFVDGSMKKGVNEKLANDLFDQMVLFAEYCFNKSHSTAYGAVTYQTAFLKAHFPVAYMAALLSVNSGSSDKMQRYISNCYSMGIEVISPSINFSGVDFTIKNNQILFGLSAIKNLGDSAIRNIIENRNNFGSFKSLSDLCDRLPTNVLNKRSLESLIHCGALDEFSNDNNRAQLLSDLEHVIEWASSRNRDRLSGQGNLFDSKEEFSNVAFSDSQLAKVDDYSLIEKLKLEKQLLGFYLSDHPLKHLTKPAKLISPISISQLEETKDRTKVSLVGMIPDLKQITTRKGDRMAIVQLEDLSGSCEAIVFPKTYVRLSEFLLTDTRLLVWGTIDKKSDKTQLIIDDCREIDNLKLLIINLESSQASDVKVQNTLRDCLIKFKPDKGRCGIKIPVLAAVRNKNSVTYVKFGEQFCIGDIQGACKLLEDKSFQVNLKSLVS; translated from the coding sequence ATGGGTTTCGTTTCACTTCATAATCATAGTGACTACAGCTTACTTGATGGTGCCAGTCAAATTTCCAAAATTGTAGATAGGGCTTTTGATCTTGGGATGGAATCGATAGCTCTTACTGATCATGGAGTTATGTATGGAGTTCTTGATTTGGTCAAGAAGTGTAAAGAGAAAGGTATAAAGCCTATTATTGGTAATGAAATGTACGTGATTAATGGTTCTATTGATGATCCTCAACCAAAAAAAGAAAAAAGATATCATTTAGTGGTTTTAGCAAAAAATTATACAGGTTATAAGAATCTAGTAAAGTTAACAACAATAAGTCACCTAAATGGGATGAGAGGTCGAGGCATTTTCTCTAGACCATGTATTGATAAATCTCTTTTAAGCAAATATAGTGATGGTCTCATAGTTTCTACAGCTTGTCTTGGTGGAGAGATTCCTCAGGCTATATTAAAAGGTAGATTGGACGTAGCAGAGGATATAGCTCTTTGGTATAAAAAATTATTTGCAGATGACTTTTATCTAGAAATACAAGATCATGGCTCGATTGAGGATAGAATTGTTAATGTTGAATTAATAAAAATTGGGAAGAAGCACCAAATAAAAGTTATCGCCACCAACGACGCCCACTACTTAACAAGTATGGATGTTGAAGCACATGACGCTTTGCTTTGTGTATTAACAGGAAAGCTAATAAGTGATGAAAAAAGATTGAGATATACAGGTACAGAATATATTAAAAGTGAAAATGAAATGCTTGAACTTTTTAAAGATCATATTGATGATGAATCAATTATTGAGGCTGTAAACAATACAGTAGAAATTTCTCAAAAAGTTGAAGTATTTGATTTGTTTGGTAATTATAGAATGCCAAAATTCCCTCTTAATGAAGATACAGATTCATTTTCTTTCCTTACAAATTTATCTAATAAAGGCCTTTTAAAAAGACTTAAAAAAAATGATCTTACAGAGGTTGATGAGAACTACAAAAAAAGACTATCTTCCGAATTAAAAATTATTAAAGATATGGGCTTCCCAGATTATTTTTTGGTTGTTTGGGACTACATCAAATTTGCTAGAGATAACTCTATCCCTGTAGGACCAGGTAGAGGTTCTGCAGCAGGCTCACTAGTAGCTTATGCTCTCCAAATTACAAATATAGATCCTGTTGAGCATGGATTGTTGTTTGAGAGATTTTTAAATCCAGCGAGAAAGTCAATGCCAGATATTGACACTGATTTTTGTATTGATAGGAGAAATGAAGTCATAGATTATGTTACTAATCGTTATGGAGAGGATAAAGTTGCGCAAATAATTACTTTCAATAAGATGACTTCAAAGGCGGTTTTAAAAGATGTTGCAAGGGTTCTTGATATACCGTATGGAGAGGCGGATAAATTGGCTAAGTTAATACCGGTTGTAAGAGGGAAACCCCATAAATTAAATGAAATGATTGATAAGAATTCTCCTAGCCAAGAGTTTCGAGAAAAATATATTAATGATAATAGGGTGAAAAAATGGGTTGATTTGGCTTTAAGAATTGAAGGAACTAATAAAACATATGGAGTTCATGCTGCTGGAGTTGTTATAGCATCAGATCCTCTTGACGAACTTGTACCTCTTCAAAGAAATAATGAAGGACAAATAATAACCCAATACTCTATGGACGATATCGAATCACTTGGATTATTGAAAATGGATTTCTTGGGTCTTAAAAATCTTACGATGATTGAAAAAACAGTTTCTCTTATTAATCAATCTACTGGAAAGAAATTAAATATTGATGAGTTACCTCAAAATGATTGTAAAACCTTTGATCTTATAGGGAGAGGAGATCTTGAAGGTATTTTTCAACTTGAATCTTCAGGTATGAAACAGGTCGTTAAGGATTTCAAACCTAATTCTCTAGAGGATATTTCGTCCATATTGGCTCTTTATAGACCTGGTCCTCTTGATGCAGGCCTTATCCCTAAATTTATAAATCGAAAAAATGGTAACGAAAAGGTTGATTTTCCTCATCCTTTTATTAAGTCAATTCTCACTGAAACCTATGGGATTATGGTTTACCAAGAGCAAATCATGAAAATTGCTCAAGATTTAGCCGGTTATTCTTTAGGGGATGCCGATTTACTTCGAAGAGCAATGGGGAAAAAGAAAGTATCTGAGATGGTAAAGCATAGGAATATTTTTGTGGACGGTTCTATGAAGAAAGGTGTAAATGAAAAATTAGCAAATGATCTTTTTGATCAAATGGTTTTATTCGCAGAATATTGTTTTAACAAAAGTCACTCAACTGCTTATGGTGCTGTAACTTATCAAACTGCATTTTTAAAGGCTCATTTTCCTGTTGCATATATGGCAGCCCTCTTAAGCGTAAATTCTGGCTCCAGCGACAAGATGCAAAGATATATTTCTAATTGTTATTCCATGGGTATAGAAGTTATTTCACCAAGCATTAATTTTTCTGGGGTTGATTTTACTATTAAGAATAATCAGATTTTATTCGGGCTATCTGCAATTAAGAATTTAGGAGATTCTGCAATAAGAAATATAATTGAAAATCGTAATAATTTTGGTAGTTTTAAATCATTATCCGATTTGTGCGATCGTTTACCTACTAATGTTCTTAACAAAAGAAGTCTTGAATCTTTAATTCATTGTGGAGCACTAGATGAGTTTTCAAATGATAATAATAGAGCTCAGTTATTGTCAGATCTCGAACATGTTATTGAGTGGGCCTCTTCAAGAAATCGTGATAGGTTATCGGGGCAAGGAAATCTATTTGATTCTAAAGAAGAATTTTCTAATGTTGCTTTTTCAGATTCACAGTTAGCAAAGGTTGATGATTATTCACTTATTGAGAAGTTAAAGTTAGAAAAACAGCTACTGGGCTTTTATTTATCTGATCATCCTCTAAAGCATTTAACTAAGCCAGCAAAACTTATATCTCCTATAAGCATTTCGCAGTTAGAAGAAACAAAAGATAGAACCAAAGTCTCTTTAGTTGGAATGATCCCTGATTTGAAGCAAATTACAACTAGAAAAGGAGATAGGATGGCTATAGTACAGCTAGAAGATCTTTCTGGAAGTTGCGAAGCAATAGTTTTCCCAAAAACCTATGTCAGATTATCAGAATTTCTTCTGACTGATACAAGGTTACTGGTATGGGGAACAATTGATAAAAAAAGTGATAAGACTCAATTAATAATTGATGATTGCAGAGAAATCGATAACCTTAAATTGCTAATTATTAATCTTGAAAGTTCTCAAGCATCAGATGTAAAGGTACAAAATACTTTGAGAGACTGTTTAATTAAATTTAAACCAGATAAAGGTAGATGCGGAATCAAGATTCCAGTTTTAGCTGCAGTTAGAAATAAAAATAGTGTAACCTACGTTAAATTTGGTGAACAATTCTGTATTGGAGATATTCAAGGAGCTTGCAAATTATTAGAAGATAAATCATTCCAAGTTAATTTGAAATCTTTAGTTTCCTAG